The Bombus fervidus isolate BK054 chromosome 6, iyBomFerv1, whole genome shotgun sequence genome contains a region encoding:
- the Ktl gene encoding BTB/POZ domain-containing protein Ktl, producing MGDQQQTDQQQEAVPSVVELNVGGVFYTTALATLTRESDSYLATLFSGKTLIEKDAKGKYFLDRDGVLFRYVLDFLRNQALVLPEGFREKERLKQEANFYGLPGLERAILENSRSSGSLTSSGKKASGYITVGYRGSFAFGREGLADVKFRKLSRILVCGRVTLCRDVFGETLNESRDPDHGTTDRYTSRFFLKHSSIEQAFDMLQEQGFKLAGSCGSGTAGSNSEQLKPGVDSEENRWNHYNEFVFIRE from the coding sequence ATGGGGGATCAACAGCAAACGGATCAGCAACAGGAAGCCGTGCCAAGCGTGGTGGAGTTGAACGTAGGTGGTGTATTTTACACCACCGCTCTCGCCACCCTCACTCGAGAGAGCGATTCTTATCTGGCTACTCTGTTTTCGGGAAAAACGCTGATAGAAAAAGATGCCAAGGGAAAGTATTTCCTGGATCGTGATGGGGTCCTGTTCCGTTATGTCCTCGATTTCCTGCGCAATCAGGCATTAGTCCTGCCAGAAGGGTTTCGAGAGAAGGAAAGATTGAAACAGGAAGCGAATTTTTACGGTCTACCCGGCTTGGAACGTGCCATTCTGGAGAACAGTAGGTCTTCCGGTTCTCTGACCTCTTCTGGGAAGAAAGCATCCGGATACATAACCGTTGGTTATCGCGGAAGTTTCGCGTTCGGTCGCGAAGGTTTGGCGGATGTGAAGTTTCGGAAATTGTCGAGGATCCTTGTATGCGGCCGCGTGACTCTTTGCAGGGATGTATTTGGAGAAACTTTAAACGAGAGCCGTGATCCGGATCACGGTACCACGGATCGTTACACCTCCAGGTTCTTCCTGAAGCACAGCTCCATTGAGCAAGCTTTCGACATGCTTCAAGAGCAAGGTTTTAAGTTGGCCGGTAGCTGCGGTTCCGGTACAGCTGGCAGCAATTCGGAACAGCTCAAGCCTGGAGTGGATTCCGAGGAAAATCGTTGGAATCATTACAACGAGTTTGTCTTCATCCGCGAGTAA